CTAATTTTGTGTAAGCGCACTCTCACACACCTGCAATAACTCTGTTGCTTCTCTTGGTTTACttcaatattttgtagtaAAAATCTCGTATTAGTTGAGCTCATCGTAAAGCTACTTATATGCAGCATAATACATAATACTTAAGATTAGCAAGAAAATGAGTCGATTTTAGTGTAATTGATAATGGcgtaataaatatatgtatgaaaaacaattttgaattttagcaatttttaaaataaaatataaataaaatgaaaactgttAACAGGCGCGTAATTTTCTGAAAATAGTTGGGCATATTAcgtaataaataaagcaagaAAACCTtacaaattatacaattaaattaacagttaagttaatgttaaattaacatatacatattgaagataaaatcaaaaataaatgttataaaagcaaaagaatcGTGTTTGATTTACTTACCAAGTGATTTCATAAATCTTTGATAGATCCTTTGAAATACAATCctgcaatttataatttacttagCACACTCAACTTGTTGATAATTAAGGTCAGAATTGGTATACAACTGTTTTATTCACTTCcatataaatttagtttataagTTTGTAGTCAAGGGTTCCTTTCCATTCATAATTTCGCTTTCCCTGGATATCTTTAAACAGTTTCATAGATTCTCACATTTACCAGGAATCGAAAAGCTGATTGGGCAAACATTGGTTAAAGAACACTCACTAAACAATTTGTCGGGTTGGTTTGGTAGCCGATTTTAAACTATTGTCTATATTTCGTGTTACAAAAATGATATTGCGAGATTCGGTGTAAAAACTTTTGTCTTAAAactaaaacacacaaatgtgGACGGAATGTTGAATGGAATTCGAGTCACTTATACATAGAGATTATGCTAGATTCGTTTGAGCTTTCAACAGCTAGTGAGGCGATGTTTAAAGGCACTTTTCTTTTGTAATTTCTGTTTCTCCGATGAAATACAAACATTTCTAGCTGCGCATAAAGCTGGCAGTGGCGGCCATCAGAGCGAATCCCAGTAATAACTGTAGTGATTTATCCAACGAGGTCAGGCCAGAGCCATTGCAGCTGTCATTGGAGCAATAACACTCCTCCCAGTAAACGCCGTTCTCGTAGACGCCCCAATTGCACACGCCCGTGACGCCCGTCTCTGAAACGGAAGCGCAACGGCGTATTACTTGACGCCAGCGTCCATCCCCTGCAAAGAGAGCAAGATATTAGTGCAAATTCAATGCTAGCACTACTGGAATACTTACAGATGAAGCCTCGTGGTCCCTGCTGGACGACCTTCATACAAAAGGAGCCAGGCATGTGAGATTCATCGCTATTGCATTCGATGGCAATGTGCTCAGTGCGATTGAAACGCTTGTAGGCGCCACAACTGTCATGACCCTTACGATCTTGGTCCGAGGAGCACTGATAGCAACGTATGGCCCAACTGCCTGTTTGTGGGTTGGTcccaattaaatgaaaaacaaaacaatttcatgaGTAAACACATCTGCCAGCCACACCCAAGAACTTCATTTCTTGGCAGTTCTAATTCCGTTCACTTAGCAACTTACCGCAAACAGCCAGCGTTAGCAGCAGAAAGGCGCAGCGTGTAAACGTAGACATATTGCCAAtaaattagtatttatttgattaaacaAGAATTAATCGCACTAAACAAAACACTAAAACCAAATTATTTCGAAGCAAGCGTGACTCAGCGTGACCGTAGCATGGATTTCACATCTCCCCAAAACAATGTTACCGCTATTTGAGCGACTATAAAATGTGGTGGTCGGTTgataaataagaaaaggtgttgaaaaacaataataataataatagtaataacactcactgtttttatttttaatggaaaacTGATCATAGGAAAAATCACTtaagtaatattaattttattaaaaacaagtgAATTTGTGGCACACCTTTTGCACGTGCTtggaaaattattaaaatttgaagCGAAGAGTGGCCAGATGACAATTAAGACGGTTtctgaattttggtatatttcattaGAGGATATATAAGAAATTTCACTTTTGGTCACACATGAACGCAAGAACTTTGAAGCgggtttttttaaattctaactCACATTTCGGtagaaacaaatatttatcttttttatatttaagaagaattaaattatacgctataagaaaaaaaacggATTATTTTAGGCGAGTTTCTTTGaactattttgttttgtttattggtTTCTCATACTCATTTCATACAACATATCGATATGTAACCACATTTTGTATAAGTGTTGAAACAACTgcataatttacaattattacgataataataataatatattttataattaacaGCAACCACCTAATAGGagtatttgaatataaacTAATACTTATTGATTGTATTTACAATTGGTTTTACGTGCATCTTTCATTGAAAGCACACAATACGTTAcgaaaaaatgataaaaattaaattacgtTGAAGCGCAGCcattaattacaattagaataaataaataagaaatactaGTTgatctatataaaaatatatatatatatgtatagaaagattacaattttgcaatttggcTAATGAGAGTTGTACGCTATTCAATTGTATATAATTCTAGATATGTTTACAACTAATTCCGAAGGAGGATGcttgtttttataatatatacaatataaattccATATACATAActataataaattgtttttaaataaatatatagcaaTGCCTCAAATATACAGATTATAAAATACTctaacaaattcaattcaatttaaaattgcattactAAAATACTTGTTcaaaactgttgttgttgcagtaaACCGAAATGCGGAACGAGCTGCGTTTGCCgtttatcattttatatagaagAGAGGAGGATCCTTCAGTTATTTAATACTTATGTTTACAGGCTAATTGCATTAACTATTTacgttttgtatttgtttttttttttagtttttttttggagctGTAGATGGAGACGGCGACGATGCACTGGGATTGTCTATGGGGTGTTGAAATTGTTGTGTTGCTGGTCCTGCTTAAGTTTAGCACCTTCTTCATCATCAACTCCTCTTGGTTTAGGCGGCACgtttgctgtgctgtgtgctgcGGTtgttgcgctgctgctgcgacgttGTTGCCACCGGCTGATAGCAATTGAGATTGGCGGACATGCGACCAAATGCGGCAGCCATGCGATTGGGTAGCCgaaacagttgctgctgcagttgctgatgtcgatgttgctgtcgctgccgatgttgccgctgccgttgcccGGTGCAGTCGCGGAGCTGCGCCACAACCTCGGAATGCTGCACATACGAGACGCGTATGTTAACcgcctcatcatcatcgtcgtcgtcggcatcgccatcgccGGCACTGTCCACATCCTCGTAGTAGGAGAAGCCCGCCGGTGGCGGTGGTATGAtcggtgggcgtggcagtggcggcggtggcaaaGGCAATTGTAACTCCGCTCTGCGCGTCGTCGCCACCGTTGCCGCGGACTATATGTTAGCATAGTACGGCGTTGGTGTGTGGGCATCGCAGGGCTTGACGCGCAGCTTCTGCTTGTAGTGGTATTCCTTCAGATAGCTCTTCAGCTGACCCGGCAGCTCCAGCTGATTGATGCCATCGTAGGTGGTATTGGAGACAATGGTGGCACGTGCCAGTTGCTGCAGCGAGAAGGTCTGACGACGATGCAGCGGCATGGTCAGGCACGGTTCGAAGAACATTACGCACGACGGATCCTTGTAGTGCTCCAGCAGACCGGTGACCGTCAAGGCGGAGAACACGCAAGGATCATGGCAATCAAAGCTGCAAGCGAAAACAATACGGGAAAGTTAGTAAAGCTTAACAAATCAATTGGGTGCAGTTGACTAAGTGAAGTTGAGTTGTCACTACGCCAGCAGCATGTGTCATCATCGTCATTGACTCACCTAAACTTGTGGCCGCTCTGCTCGATGCGCGCATGCAGTGATCTTCCATATTTGCGGAATGTGACCGAGAATAGGAACTCCTCCTGGGCCGAATCGCGCAGCAGGAATGTGCCCTCCGGTTTGCCCTCGAGCAGACGCTCGGCCTCATAGCGATCCATTTTGCCAAAATAGAAATTACTATTGATAATCTTCTCCAGATCTGGTACCAGACAATGCATAAAATCAATCTGTGAATGCACCGTCACGCCCACGCCATAAGGTCCACTTGCAGCAACGGAAACAGGGCGAGGAGCCTCAATGGGCATGGGAGGCAACACATTGGCCGCATCTGCTGGAGGCGCTGGCGTTGCTGGCGGAGGAGCCGCCACCACCATGGTGACCAGTGGCGTTgcggtgttgctgttgctattgctgctagTGCACACCGTGCAACTGTTGGGCGCCTGCGTCTCCATCACAAACTGTGGCTGCGGCTGTGAACTGATGCGTATGATGACATCCCCATGAGCATTGGCGGGCCTTGCCCAAATGGCCAATTGGCTGGGTTCTGCCACAGCGACAGAGTTGCGCTGCCTTTGCATCGGTCGACGTGAAGCTGCTGCTCCCGTTGACGCAGCTGTGCCTGCGCTGAGCGTGGGCGGCGTTGAACGTCTGTCGGCGCTGCTGCGTGTCTTTGAGCTGCGCGTTGATTCCTTTTTGTCCTTGATGGCAGCAGCATTTGCATTggaattgctgttgctgaactCCATCATGCCGCGCAGCCCGCGCAAGGCATcgatgcatttgcatttgcaacaGCGTCGCTTGGATGTGCTGCCTCCTGTGGCTgcgttggctgctgcttctggcAGGGAAGTTGTCATTGTGTTTAATGAGTTGGTTTTGCTGCTCCGACTGCTCCGATTGCGacagcagctgttgccgctgtttaATGCTAGATAAATGGAAAGTAATGCCAATTGGTAAATAATTGCTCGATATATACTCGATGATGGAATGATTGGGGATGGTGATGGTGATTAGGGCAGAGGGACGGACTGTGATTCTGCTTACCTTGCGCACGGCGTTGTGCTTCACTCGACAGCATTTCGTTGACTGGCGGCGGTTCGAGCACCTCGCAGTACTCGACGCCTtcggcgctgctgctgcgacgccGACGCAGCAACGACGATGTTGCTATTTCCGactcatcatcgtcgtcgtcgtcgtcgatggCGTCGTCGTTAACTTCGTGCAATTGTAGCGTTTTGACCGCAGCCGACGCCGACGCAACGCTTCCCgctaaattgttgttattcacAACGACGAGCTGTCTTTCGATGTTTGTTTTTGGCGCTTCCGTTGAACTGCCCGCAGTTCGTAACGCAGCACCTGCCCCCGATGTGGGTTTGGGACCCGCCCCCGTTCCATTGCCTCccgccgttgctgctgctcctcctgcTATTGCCGCACCCAACGTCACATTCacaatttgttcatttgcattGAGCGTGTCCGCTACCGTCGTTGCCGCAGACGCTGCGGCGCCCTCAACTAATGCCAGCTCCTGTTGTGGCTGATGCTCCAGCTGTAattgctgctcctgctcttCATCCGttgcattgccattgccaatcTGCATTTCGGCCAAtcgtattttaattattatctgTCGCACCTCCTCAACGGTTCCCGTGCTCGTCGCCGCCTCGCCTGCTTCCGCAATCTGCAAGCTATACCTCGCTTGCTCCCGCTGCCGCtccctctgctgctgctcccgcTGCAGTTCTAACTCagctgctgcttggctgcGTCGCTGATATTGGCTTGACTTTGATTTGCTCTTTGTATTGTGGGAAAGTTGGCTTTTGCGGCTGGCAACGACGTCAGTTGGTGGCCTGCTCAATTGATGACCCATTGGAAGCTGTCTCTCAGATGCTGCTGCAAAtgaataagtaaaaaaaattactaaacACTCAAAAACAGTCAAAGTTTGCACTAACAAGATTGCCAGATTGTTGTAAATTCGAAATTTGGAATACGTTGGCCTTGCCGGATCGTCGGTAAAAGGACCGTTGAAATTGTCTGCCATGCAAAGCTATTTTTAACTGGCGATATGACCACCTTTTGcaactaattaatattttagtgCTTTCAAGAGCTGCATTCGCaatcacaatattaaatatgagctggttttcagtattttctcACAACAAGTCATTAAACTGTCACATTTGTCTGGCTATTAACTGAGTGTGAAATGTCTTGACCTACAGCAACAAAGCtcaacagcgacgacgacgatacTGTATGCCCCCCTCTTGCTTATAAGGTCTTGCTGCTGTGACTTCTGTTTCTAGTTTTCAGACTTAATTACTTACTTAAGCAGCAGTTGAAGTTGAGCCCCCAGCAATGCGTCGCTCTCTGGTCATGGGGCAATTAAGAATGCAGTTGCAGATAATTCCACCCCCGCAAGTATTTTTATGCACTTTGCATGCTGACGCGTTGCTTTCTCACACCACTTGGGCACACTCAAAcatctcgctcgctcgcttgctctcCCTCGTCTTCTCTGTTGCTTGCTGCTTCTTTCTCTCCCCCGCGAACTGACTCATGCCGAGCATTGCTCAAGTAATGGCCATTAAAAACAATGGCGCGCACATACCAATCCCACGCATGGActcttgccacacacacacacatgtgcataGACAACATCTTTATCCCCAATATCGTCAGCTATTTTTAGACATTGaatacgaaacgaaacaaGTACTCCCCATAATAAGTACACAAGTAAATGAGATTTTACGACGAGcatcttctctctctctccctctctctgtgtgtagCATATATTATGGGTCAGTTTGCATCGTTGCATTGTAATTTCACAAATCATTGAAATGGTAATCGAAAACCCCAAGGCGAGCTCTATCTGTCActctcccacacacactccaTCTCACTTTCAAGTTTACTCAGTAACAATCgccataaaaaaagaaactcaTTCACAAGAATTACGCGAAATTTTCAGTGATAACACTTGCGCTTTCAATTCGTATTTGAAACTGTCATGTGCTCTGGCAACCCTGAGCTGTGTCTATATCCTTATCGCTATGGCTAATCAAATACCTCGTAATGAGATGAGTCATGGCTCTAAGGTCGACCATGACACGACACGCACAAGTTCCAAATGAGTCACTCGCAGAATTACGAATGTGGTTCGCCAATCGAAGAATTCCCCAAAAATGGAATTGTTGGAAAAAGGCGCTATCTACTatacgactacgactacgaatGGTGTTACCCGTTGTCAACGGAAATCGAATCGCCTGATATCTTGGggaaataaaatgtgaaaacgACCTGTCATCATAATGGTTATTCAGTCGAATAATTAGATCATACTTCAACACAATCGACACAATCGAACAATAGCTAATGACAATCACGACCTGTGAGATAATGTgcattgaaaaattaattgctaCGTTCACCATTTGCATCGCAATTCTAAAAGGTAAAGTACTTAAAAGTATAAGAATAAAAGTGTGTTAATTGCACTGCCacaaactattaaataaaatatttatagcatCTGTGAGGCGAGCACAATCATTT
This DNA window, taken from Drosophila nasuta strain 15112-1781.00 chromosome 2L, ASM2355853v1, whole genome shotgun sequence, encodes the following:
- the LOC132798494 gene encoding uncharacterized protein LOC132798494, which gives rise to MSTFTRCAFLLLTLAVCGSWAIRCYQCSSDQDRKGHDSCGAYKRFNRTEHIAIECNSDESHMPGSFCMKVVQQGPRGFIWDGRWRQVIRRCASVSETGVTGVCNWGVYENGVYWEECYCSNDSCNGSGLTSLDKSLQLLLGFALMAATASFMRS
- the LOC132798259 gene encoding uncharacterized protein LOC132798259, giving the protein MERSISGLSVASSVLILWGTNGEILQAASERQLPMGHQLSRPPTDVVASRKSQLSHNTKSKSKSSQYQRRSQAAAELELQREQQQRERQREQARYSLQIAEAGEAATSTGTVEEVRQIIIKIRLAEMQIGNGNATDEEQEQQLQLEHQPQQELALVEGAAASAATTVADTLNANEQIVNVTLGAAIAGGAAATAGGNGTGAGPKPTSGAGAALRTAGSSTEAPKTNIERQLVVVNNNNLAGSVASASAAVKTLQLHEVNDDAIDDDDDDDESEIATSSLLRRRRSSSAEGVEYCEVLEPPPVNEMLSSEAQRRAQALNSGNSCCRNRSSRSSKTNSLNTMTTSLPEAAANAATGGSTSKRRCCKCKCIDALRGLRGMMEFSNSNSNANAAAIKDKKESTRSSKTRSSADRRSTPPTLSAGTAASTGAAASRRPMQRQRNSVAVAEPSQLAIWARPANAHGDVIIRISSQPQPQFVMETQAPNSCTVCTSSNSNSNTATPLVTMVVAAPPPATPAPPADAANVLPPMPIEAPRPVSVAASGPYGVGVTVHSQIDFMHCLVPDLEKIINSNFYFGKMDRYEAERLLEGKPEGTFLLRDSAQEEFLFSVTFRKYGRSLHARIEQSGHKFSFDCHDPCVFSALTVTGLLEHYKDPSCVMFFEPCLTMPLHRRQTFSLQQLARATIVSNTTYDGINQLELPGQLKSYLKEYHYKQKLRVKPCDAHTPTPYYANI